One Megalopta genalis isolate 19385.01 chromosome 11, iyMegGena1_principal, whole genome shotgun sequence genomic region harbors:
- the LOC117225989 gene encoding uncharacterized protein LOC117225989, protein MHLPEGPLGMDSYNAIRETLQVHCDLVRTGSPAILCSALPSHWRSNKSLPVAFTVVALDEVSDGTLVTIRAGNDENCCGELRNCTAIMKNQVAKFNDLRFVGRSGRGKSFSLTIQISTVPFQIATYTKAIKVTVDGPREPRSKSNYQYGHGFPGLGIGLGLNPLVDFAYLGHACYMPHPAFVKGTIPMSSTDLFPPTFPPTVLPSYPFDHVKYPTEYATLPPKTTTTTSSQHPIPSSPSRTPPRSPSESGSESAAEEIRSAFVPIRLNTLPPAPSVITAAKSSPETATVSKKPTLGVRNELKAPRSLIGLKLSPKRSPTPTKIASPPPAKPVWRPY, encoded by the exons ATGCATCTGCCGGAAGGACCGCTAGGCATGGATAGCTACAACGCGATCAGAGAGACTCTGCAGGTCCACTGCGACCTCGTGAGGACCGGAAGTCCAGCTATCCTCTGCAGCGCGTTACCCTCGCACTGGAGGTCGAACAAATCGTTGCCCGTGGCCTTCACGGTCGTGGCCCTCGACGAGGTCAGCGACGGCACCTTGGTCACGATCAGGGCTGGCAACGACGAGAATTGCTGCGGGGAGCTCAGAAACTGTACCGCGATCATGAAGAACCAGGTCGCCAAGTTCAACGATCTTCGATTCGTCGGCCGCAGCGGAAGAG GAAAATCGTTCTCCCTGACGATCCAGATCAGCACGGTACCATTCCAAATCGCCACCTACACCAAGGCCATCAAGGTCACCGTGGACGGACCCAGAGAGCCGCGATCCAAGTCAA ATTATCAATACGGACACGGGTTTCCCGGTCTGGGAATCGGGCTGGGCCTGAACCCGTTGGTGGACTTCGCGTATCTGGGACACGCGTGCTACATGCCCCATCCTGCTTTCGTGAAAG GAACCATCCCGATGTCGTCGACGGATCTGTTCCCGCCAACGTTCCCACCAACGGTGCTGCCGTCGTACCCGTTCGACCACGTCAAGTACCCGACAGAGTACGCGACGCTGCCACCAAAGACTACCACTACGACCAGCTCGCAGCATCCCATCCCCAGCAGCCCGTCCAGAACGCCGCCGAGGAGTCCGAGCGAGTCTGGAAGCGAGTCCGCCGCCGAGGAAATCCGCAGCGCGTTCGTTCCAATCAGGTTGAACACCCTGCCGCCCGCCCCGTCGGTGATCACCGCCGCGAAATCTTCCCCGGAGACCGCTACCGTCTCGAAGAAGCCGACGTTGGGCGTCAGGAACGAGCTGAAGGCGCCCAGGTCCCTGATCGGCCTGAAACTGTCGCCCAAGAGGAGTCCAACGCCGACGAAGATCGCATCGCCGCCACCTGCCAAACCTGTCTGGAGGCCCTACTAG